The genome window CTCATTCAGCATTTTATACAGATCAAGCTATAGAAGATATGGTTCAAGCTGGTATAAAAAATATGGTAGATTTATTATTAAAAGGATATTCAGATAATTTATTATAAAAAAAGAGATCTAAATTTAGATCTCTTTTTTGTTTAGAAACGTTCATCTAATATAGAATATTTATCAAAATAAAATTTAGAAATTAAACTCATTAAAATATATGTGGAGAAAAATCTAGAAGTGAAAATACCTAAAGTTATAGCAATTTGATATTTAATAGCATTTATAGGTAAAACACCTCCTAAAATTTGTCCGGTCATCATTCCAGGAAGTGATACGACTCCCACATTGGCCATCATTGCTAAATTTGGTTTTAAACTTAAACTAATAGAACTAGCAATATAAGGACTAATGGCTTCTTTTTTATTGGCTCCAAGTCCAATTGCAAAAAGATACTCATCTTCATTTTTTTTAATATTTTTAATAAAATCTCCTAAAGCTACAATAAGGCCATTCATACTATTTCCAAGAATCATTCCAGTAATTGGAATTAAATACATAGCATTAAATATATTTTTTAATTTTAATAACAGAATATTAAAAAATATAAAATTTATAATAACAGGAAAAGTAATGGCTAAAAATATAATTAAGTATAATTTTATTTCTTTTAATGGAATTTCTAAGGAAACAGTCCAAACAGCAAAGGAAATCATAAGAAGAATATATAATATATTTACAAAAGAATTATTTAATTTAAAAATATATTGCAAATATATACCAACAAGTATTAATTGACCAATCATTCTTCCAATTGATGTTACAGATCGTTTTATAAGAGAAATTTTCAAATTTTTCATTATAAAAAATATAGGTACTATAGTAAAAAGAAAAAATAAAAGAGAAAAATAGCTTATATTTTCATTCATTATAATCTGATCTCCTTAAATTTATTTAAACTAGGAACTTTATCATGGGTAACCATGATAACAGTTTTATCTGTATCCCCTATATATGAGATTATTTTTTCTTTTAAATCCATATCTAAAGAAGATGTAATCTCATCAAATATCCAAATATCTTTATCAAGAATTAAAGCAATGAGAAAGCCTATTCTTTGTTTTTCACCTCCAGAGAGGCTATTTATCTCTTTGGATAAAATGTCTGTATTAAGATTTAAAAATAATAATATATTTTCTATTTTTTCGAGATTAAATTTAATATGACTATTATTTTTATAGGAAAGAATCTCTTTTATTAGAGAAAAAATGTTTAAATTACGAAAACTCATCTTTTGGGATAAATAACCTATATTTTGTCTTAAATTATCAATATTATTTTCATTTAATAATATATTATTAATATATATTTCCCCACTTATGGGTTTTTTTAAACCCATAATAAGTTTTAATAAGGTTGTTTTTCCAGAACCAGATGGAGTTGAAATAATAATTTTTTCACCTTTTTTTACTTCTAAATTAAAATTTTCTAATAGAATATGTTCTTTAAATCCTAAAGAAATATTTTTCATTTTAATAACATAAGTCAAAGGGGACATTTATAAAAACCTCCTAAAATATTTTATATATTTATTATATCATAAGTTCCCTTAGTGACATAAGTGTCTTATAGAACATATAAATTATTGAAAAATATAATATT of Cetobacterium ceti contains these proteins:
- a CDS encoding ABC transporter permease, with translation MNENISYFSLLFFLFTIVPIFFIMKNLKISLIKRSVTSIGRMIGQLILVGIYLQYIFKLNNSFVNILYILLMISFAVWTVSLEIPLKEIKLYLIIFLAITFPVIINFIFFNILLLKLKNIFNAMYLIPITGMILGNSMNGLIVALGDFIKNIKKNEDEYLFAIGLGANKKEAISPYIASSISLSLKPNLAMMANVGVVSLPGMMTGQILGGVLPINAIKYQIAITLGIFTSRFFSTYILMSLISKFYFDKYSILDERF
- a CDS encoding ABC transporter ATP-binding protein, with the translated sequence MSPLTYVIKMKNISLGFKEHILLENFNLEVKKGEKIIISTPSGSGKTTLLKLIMGLKKPISGEIYINNILLNENNIDNLRQNIGYLSQKMSFRNLNIFSLIKEILSYKNNSHIKFNLEKIENILLFLNLNTDILSKEINSLSGGEKQRIGFLIALILDKDIWIFDEITSSLDMDLKEKIISYIGDTDKTVIMVTHDKVPSLNKFKEIRL